CAAACCTAGCCGGGAAGACTACTGCATAATATCTTCTGTATGCCAGTCATTGCTGCAATAGGCCAGCaactactgtatttataataCTGGATCCTGGGAAGAAAGTGATGTAGCCATCACACTAACATATTTGCCTGCTGATCTCGAGCTCTGTTCttgcatgggttcgattcccgtttcggGGTTTCAGAGATCTTTCAAACTATAAAggtaatgtcaggtaatcacattgTGAATCCTCAATCAGCCATATCAGCCATACCGTCCATATTAAATAACCTTGTACTTGAATGACGAAGGTGAAGTGAAAGATGAAGTGATGAAGGAGGGATGGGGACGAGGAAAAGATTAAACACGACTAAATAATTTAACCAAGGAAGTAGCAATGCTAAGAAAAATCAAGGACGATACTGCAAAGAATTAAACAAggttaaataatataagataacAGCCGAggaaacaacaaaatacaaagaaggtgtgagaattaacaaaccttgggtcacagggaaaatgttggagagaTTGAgagaaggagaaaatggaaaaacatgagaaggtagaagaaactacaggtaactaaacaacgaactaacaAGAGAAATTGATAAGGCAAAGGAAgattggatgaaagagaaatgcaaataaatagaagatctagagagaaaagaaagatatgatttaatgtactatGAAGTAAAGTGTTTGGACTTGATTAATGTGTCCTAAAGTAtggtgcccagtttgtgagcatgttgctagtgcaactGAGAatagtaccacttcctatacacgtaaCATCAGCCATTTAGCAAACACAGTTGTCACACTGACTTTGgtaaaggtaagacactagcacttaacgttTCCATTACTTACTTCACACACCAGAAATGGTGAAGCGGACTGTAACAATGGTAAAGAAAATCAAGGACGATACTGCAAAGGATTAAACAAGATTAAATAATGTAACCAGGGAAGTAGCACTAGTAAGGAAAATCAAGGACGATATAGTAAaggattcatcatcatcatcatcatcaatcatcatgaTCCCAAGACACCACaacttcaaaattgaaattttggccTACTCAATAATCCTCTTCCAGACACTTCTGTCTTTGGCTGCCTTCAAATTAgtcacttttattttcttcaggtcATGCATCACATCATCTTCCCATCTCAATTCAGGTCTGCTGCCTGCTCTACTCGCTAAAGGTTTCCATTTACCCTATATAACTTTTTTACCAGTCTCTGGTCATCCATCCTTATTATGTGCCCCAATCATCCTAATCTAGGTGatcaaatgtaatttattatactgtaaagTATTAAACAAGGTTAAATAATGTAACCAGGGAAGTAGCAATGTTAAAGAAAAGCAAGAATTATACTGCAAAGGATTAGATAAGGTTAAATAATTTAACCAGGGAAGTAGCAATGGTAAGGATACTTCAAAGAAATCTATTTACAAACCCTCAATAAATACACGGATGAAGGAAGTCAAAAATGAAATGTGTGAAAAACTGTTACAAGAACGGGAATGGGAAGTTAGAGAAGGTTGGAGAAAGAATATAGGAGTGTAGATTGTGAACACAAGAAGGTGCTGCTAATACATTATGgacctgtataataataataataataataataataataataataataataataatatttagatgCATAGCCGATCAAAGAAACCAATTTCACGTCTTAAAGCAACAATATCCTGTAGAAGAAATGCTCGAATTTCGACCCCACACTATGTTAGTATGGACATTCAATCTTCTCAGTGCTCAGTCAGCTCGTGCTGGTATGTTAGCATAGTGCTTTCAGTTATATAATAAACATTTCTCGTACTCACCCATTAAAGAAACACCTTACCATTACAAttgttagtaggcctatttaattgtATAATAGTTCTCAGCTTAATGTTCACTTAGTTTTACAACCTTATTGAAAATGAAGAGGATTCGGAAAACTGTTACGAATTTCTTAAAAGGACGAAAAAATAACTGTCAGATAACATCTAAAGTTTTTAGCACGAGAACTGTCTGCTTCTTTAGATAAAGTGTAACATCTGATAACATAGTTTAACCTTTTTTTAATGGTCAAATTTACTTCAGCGATCAAGTTTACGGTATGGAAAAGTTCACTTCACAGgaaaggaggggggggggggagtatatCACGTGACATACAGTACCCTATAAGGTTTTCCCTAAAAAGAGTCTTACAAAACTGAAATGACGCCCCTGCAATTAGAATTCGAATAGTTAAGAAATTGAAGTACAATGGATAGTtcaaaaacacattttaacaggTCAGAGCAATGCTATCGTAACTGGCAGCACCCACTGTGGCATGTCTCTGACCTGCCGAATAGCAAATCATTGTTTTCGACTGTTGTAGCAATCGTGTCATAATTTGTActacaaagaataaattatttcTGTTATGTCAGGATGAGGAATGTGAATTTTCTATTGAACTGTGGAGAATCCGTCTGTGTCTCTTGATAATAATATTGCAGTGTGTTTACTTGTTCCCAGGGGTCACCTGAACGACCTGGAGAATATACCTATATTTCTGCTGATCGCTCTGCTGTACACTTTGACTGACCCATCACATCTCCTAGCCATCAACTTGTTCCGAGCGTTCACCGTGGCCAGGATACTTCACACCTTCGTGTACACAGTTGTTGTGATTCCACAGCCCAGCAGAGCCCTTTCATGGGCAGTAGGGTATATCATCACAGGCTACATGGCAGTTCAGGTGGTTCTGAGCTTCCTGTGATTGAAGAGCACCACCATATTCGTGGTCAACTGCAATAACAAAacaaagaagagagaagaaacaAAGATCAAAATACTATGAatggtcataattttatttttatacacagTGTATGTAAATGAATTCTCTGAtcaaaaaaattaattgcatgCAGTGCACATCTTGTTGATAAATGAAATCAGCACTATCATTCTTCAGGTGGGGAAACGCCCAGTCTTGTAGCATGTCTAGGAGGTCCACTTTGTCATATACCTTGCATTTGGGAAGTGCATAGAAAACATTAACTTTTGGGAAATCACGGATGTGTTCCAAGGAGCTTGAGGGTTTCCCAAAATTCGCATATTGCTTCTGTTAACCTTATGTTAGACGGTCATATGTGTGCTGCTGTAGTTAGCCCTTACACAAACAttccttgagctgtactgtgggTGGTACACTTCCATCTTCAGTCAACATAACACGTCAGGCGGTGCAGTTTCATCTTGAATCATTGGTGTAACACGTCAGATGATGATATGTATGCTGTGTGTGGACTCTGCTCGCCCTTACACAAGCACTCGTTGCTCACAAATTGCCGAATGCCTTCACATCTGGAGGGCTTCTATTAAATTTCGTATAAAGTGAGGctgcacagttgtcacagattTTGTGGAATCAAGTTCTAACACAAAAAACTCGCTCCTTTCCTGTAACTGCAGCTCCTCTAGTGGCAGAACTATGTCATGCCACACACTTCGAACGTGAAATGAAACTTTGAGAGTTACTTCTGTTACATTATCTCTTGTGATCATTGTATCGTTTGTGTTTCACCCACAAAAAATTCCCCAAGTCAGGGAATTCATTTACGTAAATCTTGTACTTGAAGTGTAAACTGTGAGATCAGCACATTTTCTCTGAAAACTGGACTAGTTGTCAAGTTCGCAATTCGTAATACAGAGAGTCACTAAGTTTGgaaaatttacaatacaaattCTTAATATAGTTCTTTGTCTTCAGCAATATATGACAGCAATGTGAAATATCACGAAGTCGTTAAATCTGGATTTTGAACAAGCAATATCATATTTATCCTCTGAGATTCTGGCTGACATGTACAGCTATCATCAGGCAGGCTtacatgtatcagaggaagaacaataatgtaGCTAGTCGGCTATGTAtgcaggaactggccaccctaccccattttcTCCTGCCTAGTGCCTCAtaggtggtgtcttgttggtatcactcgtGAAGTTGATCAGACAACAACAATATCATATCTGATGCATACAATCCTTAGTCACTAAATTCACAATCCAGAAGGAAAAGGGTGTCGGTGATGTGAAGAATAACTGTTGATACTTAGATGTAATTTATGCACAGCTGCAAAACTAACGTTTCTTAAGTACTGTGACCGACACATTCGGTAAAAAAGAATGTGTGTCAATAAGAAAAAAACTGTTGTGTGTTTTACCACAAGTggaataggtttttttttatttctttataaaaatatGAGGTTTTTAGGTTTTCCATTGATGTTACTGAAATCTTCGGAAAGCAGCTTCACTTGCATCCACATTCCATTCTGTGCATGCAAGATTATTTAAAAGGTAAGAATTCCAAAACCTTATTATGAGTGTTTGAAATGTGGATCAGGAAATACCTAGTTCAGACTGTTGGCACGATCTGCAGTGTGATACCTCCACTACATCCAATTTACATTCTCGTGTTGCAGGATAGTCTTAATTAACGTTTTGAATAAAGCAGGAAATGTCTCCTTTTTCCAAGAATGTAAGGTGTTATGCTTTGGGGAAGGTTTATTTAAACCTTTTTATAgcttttaaaattatactttctGTAGCACGATTTTATACTCATAACTTTCCTTCTATAATAAACACCTTAAGAGCacctataatttaaattaaattcaaaagagaCAAAAACAATTAGTGTTATTAAAACATATAGAACTCTAGTGACAACTTTTTATTTCAAGAATCACAAAAGGTAAATTATAGGAAGATTGTTCTAAAATGACATATACTACAGAAATTCTTATATGAAATACTGTACTGTCGAGACAGGACACATTTAATGGATTTACTGATATGCCACAAAACACTGGGACAATATCAATAACAATAGGAATTGAAAAATATTGATTGCTTTCAGTTGACAGGTATTTAAAAGATCTTTACACTTTGTCATATTATTCAAGTCACTAAGATAAAACAATGCACTTTGCGTTTGCGTAATATTCTTAACTTGCTCTGAAAGGGCTAAAGAATTATTATAAACTAATGGATGCAATGAGGATGGAAAGAACAATATGATAATCCTGTTCCTTGGTGTATGTCAAAACTGTCAAATTGTTATAGCTGGAATGCCCATTCTATAGGAAAATAACTTTTTGCCCGAGTTCCATTTGCTGAAAATGTCTTATTCGGGATAGAAAGGGATTTACAATCATCCAGTCTGAAAGAGTCTGTTGGCATCTCTTTTAATGCATTCTTGTCATCTCTTTCTTGCAAAGATTATAGCTAGTTAAAAGAAAGTGCAATTCTCCATGCTCTGAGTTTGTTatggatccaagttcagtttCTCTTGAATGCTGAGACATTTGTGATATGTACAAAAGACGATCTAACCATTCACATTCAAAATGCTTCCCACTTATTGTCAGTATTTGAAAAGCATATTGACACGAAATTCGTTATAGACCAGGGGCCTGAGCTCGACTCACAGAGTGTCTTCAGGCCTTCTGATTAAAAAGTCTAAAACATAACCAGTCACATCTGGTCATTAAGTTTTTCTATTAGACCTATTTCTTTCAGCTAGCTATAATGCCAAGCTTGTAACCTCATTGTAAAACCTAAATATCACGATTTTATTTTACTATACTTTAGCAATTGCAGTTTTGAAGTGCCCTAAAACTTTTCCTGTGTTAGTAATATATTATGTGACATGAAGTTTATCTCATGTCTTAGAATCTTATGGCTCTCTTATTCACCACATGATTTCTGTTCTGATTGTCTTTCATATGTCTCTACTATGACAGTCTGTAATGcaagatggaatagaattgtaCAAAACacactaaatatgaaaaatactgactgcatcagatttttttttttttaaattctgttttcATATCAAAAGTCGctcatgtttaaaaaaaaaatcactgttgCTGACTTATGAACAGCAGTGTAtgctatatttttctttttacgaAACTCCAAGCGAATATTGTATAGACCAAttgtttagtcctgacagctcgacgcTGCGAAAGAAAGGAAGTAATAGGAGAGCTcgggagtagagataagagcgagcggtcagtaaagaaatgcagtacaactTTAACTGTACTGAAAACACGTGGCTCTACCATACGTTTGACATCAGATCACTCTGAATGCAAGCGATagactaacccgaacaccccttggcgtaatttAATGGACTCACCTGACCCAAGTGCACATTATCTGCAactgtcaagactaaataatcgtactatacCTAAGTAATTGTATCTATGCACATTCATTCTTCTACTGTAAGATATATTTCATTCAGGAATATACATTGCTTAGCTGTTGAGGTGCATTTAAACTGAAATGGTGTACTGTTAGTGTactgataatattttatatttgtttctaataattattaggttataattttaattcataattATGGTTGAATAGTGGCAAAAGAGACCAAGTACCCAAATCTCTCTGCCAATTTATGTATGGTGTTATGGTTACAAAATAATGCTGCTTGTGGACAAATATTTGGGATTTTGTTACTTATCATCTTCTCGTATGTTTCGAGTTTGAAAGTTCCAGATCATATTCAAACATAACATCACTAAGTTAACGAGAAGAGAGGGAATAACAGAATAAGGGATTTATTGTAGATATTTTTAATGCAATAAAGATATTTAACCTCAGGTATACAAATTCTCCacctcttttctttcatttccacGTCCTGTAGAATTCATTCCAAGCTTAAGGAGTGACTTAATCCAAGATGCATTGTTTCTTACAAAATGCCTTATTGAGCCTAAAGTAGTAAGTCTTACCTCATTTGTACTGTGACATATCTTGCAGTAATATTAAGAGTGCCACTTTGAAAAGGAACCATCTgatttcaaaacttttatttctatgttttgaaatggaaagagaaacaaggatataaTACTGGTTAGAGATTTGTTTACAGCTAGGATTTCTATGTACAAActagtactgacattgttttcttattatatactagccatacccgtgcgctctgctgcacccgttagaaataaatataaagtaattacataattaaaataggacgtttgatccagggaacattcgtatttgatagaaggattaatcgtttaatatgttacttaatttaaattgaatttaaataattaaaatgcgatcattttggtccagagaccactcattgacaattcctttaacatgtttcttaatttttattacatgcaaccatagtttaatgaacactgacatcatttagatttaatgtgtagggcctatactttattttacttgctatatgtttccattgaattatggtaataacttaattttaacccttgttttgtacttattcagtaaatggcgcttggcccactatggttctgaaccctttaaataacttatattatataaaaagtgtgttgataatggatgtactccgataagtaagtttttaatttgttatggggttcttgaatctcaggaggaacaacttttacaacagcgcaacataatctgcttggctcactacccaatttttttcattgcatttaaggcatatgtattttatgtattttaacacaattcaataacctaagctgttgataaagcgtcgtagggTCTGGCATAGAAATTGGTTATCGctattttacactaaaccttgttttgaaattaagactagtactgtctgataataaatcaacaaaaaaaattgCGAATTATCCACaaataagacaatttataaagaaatagAGTTGCACTATTTCTCAATGCACTGGAACGGGTCATAGGTCTCTAGTATAATTCTACCGACTGCTTGTGTATTCTACGATGCAATCTTCTTTCATTGgaactattttcttccttccgcaTCGTGAATAAACTGCACTAAGGTTTCGATTAAGTGAATCGATATATCTCGGTGATTGTAATTGTTCAAAATGAGCAGCAGGAAAATTTatatagaaatacaagatgtaataGGCGAAAGGGATAAGTGGCCTTTGTACATCAGAAGAATACTATGGACCAGCGACTTAAAATACAAAGACTGTTTGCCTTTAACAGGTTTTTTCTTCGGAAATGGCTGCCCTATGGATTTGTTCCTAGAATTTATTCAAAGTATCAGACCACGAACAATAACCCGTAAAAAGATGGCCAAGTTTCAAGGATTGTGGCAGTGGCTACAGCGATGTGTCGAAGAGAAAAGAATGGACATTTTAAAGAAAAGGAGTTACTTCGACATGATTTTGGGAAGAGTTGTAGACTTATGGCCAGATGACCCTTAAGGTTTGACAGTGGTCCAGGgtgtactttttattttaaagaaataaattatttaaatagctTACGAACTttgcattatataattttaataggcaATTTTGGTGTATGCAGTAGAAACAATAGAACTGTAGGCTATTACGCTATCGTTCATAAATATGTTGGGTCATGTTCCTGTATGTCTCCATCCCACTTTTTCTTACGAGAGAGCAATATCGTCTACAATTTCCAACTTTGCATCTCACTCTTcggaagtttcctagtacccgatACTCGCtacataagctgttaagtcagccattgttgtataatcataaaaaatgtatattttctctGGACCAAAGATATATTACAAACCGACTAGAAACACacctagtaacaaactattaaaattcttttcagaaatcagctactgtgtaaacacaaaaacgacctatgtaacgagtaccaggTACTAGGAAACTACACACTCTTCTTCTTATCAATCTCATATCTTGTAAAGTTCTTAACGTGTTCTCATTGCCTCATGAAAAGGTTTGGACAATATCCAATATACCTCTAACATCCATGATTGtctgaaaattgatgttgaaagttCCGCGCTTGTCATCTGTTACGTATTAATGCACGTGAGCCTATAATGCCAAGAATGTACTTCTACGACACCATCCCAACGCAATGAGAAATAGTGCAActctttttctttataaattgttttatttgtggATAATCCGCaaatttttttgttgattttttatgagacaatactagtcttaatttcaaaacaaggtttagtgtaaaatagTGATAACCAATTTCTATGCCCGAcccgcgtcgtaaaat
This region of Periplaneta americana isolate PAMFEO1 chromosome 13, P.americana_PAMFEO1_priV1, whole genome shotgun sequence genomic DNA includes:
- the LOC138712628 gene encoding microsomal glutathione S-transferase 1-like is translated as MASPVELLSRTNPVFSAYAFYAAILVLKMMAMSVLTARQRFRKKVFANPEDTPAAKGKVKFDDPDVERIRRGHLNDLENIPIFLLIALLYTLTDPSHLLAINLFRAFTVARILHTFVYTVVVIPQPSRALSWAVGYIITGYMAVQVVLSFL